In Zingiber officinale cultivar Zhangliang chromosome 9B, Zo_v1.1, whole genome shotgun sequence, the genomic window atagctctcTCTTTCTTTGTTAAACAAAATGATCCTAGGAAGTTAGGAACGCCCAAACACCTTTTCTTTTATATACCATAGATGGCACAAGACTCCCACACCATAATTGTTTCCTTCACTGTACTCCACTTCAGCTAGACCACAtccatcttcctcttcctcctcttgttAATTAACTCATTCATTTGCGCCTTTTTGCCCTTCATTCAAGCGATCGATGAAGGTTAGACCGATCTAGTTTGTGTTTCATTATGGTTATATATCTATATGTAGTTCTCTTCGAAGTGTACATATGCTGGTACATTTTTTGTTATTGATCTATGTTTCTTCATTTGCAGAAGATTGTGCTAAATTTGGACATAAACGACGCGAAGGAGAAGCAAAAGGCCATGAAGGTCGTCTCGTCCCTCCCAGGCAAAtctccctctccttcttctcccccttccAATTTGACTTATACTAATTGCACCGTACGTGGTTCACTCGATCGGGCAGGAATCGATTCGATAGGAATCGATGTGAATGAAAAGAAAATGACAGTGGTCGGGTCGGTGGATCCCGTTAGCCTCGTGATGAAGCTGAGAAAATCTCGGCACACCGACATCCTCTCCGTCGGCCCCGCAAAggacgaggaggagaaggaggaagaggaagcaaTCGAGGTGGAAGTAAAAGAAGAAAAGCAAGAGGAGGAGGCTAAGAAAGAGGTGCCCGACGATGATCAGCAAATGGCAGCAGTGGAGCTTGTGAATCCATACAAAATCTACTACAATCCGTACGATGCCGCACAGTTTTACTATGTGCAAAGTGCTCAAGACAATCCAAATTTTTGCACCATCTTGTGAACATGATCATTAGTTTAATCAGAGGTGCTAATTAAACTGTCTTTTGGCACACGAATAAGCTAAGGGTTTGGAAGGTAGGGACTGTTCATTCTTTTTCAAGGCTGGAAAGTGTTGGTGCATGCTTGGCTTTGGCCTTTGGGGTGTAGTAGCTGCTGCTTGTTTGGAGCTTTGCTGATGGAATCTCTTTTTCTATGTGAAGAATTGCTCACTCTCCAGCAAAATTTTACTCCTGCCCTGATCTTCCATCCATTAGTATTTAGAGTGAAAGCTGTTATTTGACGTACGATTGCACCTATAATCTTCTCAATCCACTTTCTCTAACTTGACCatttcaagataaactaacagaGAGAGGATTGCACCTATTTTCTCAGGACCTCACATCAATAGGACTTTCATGCAATGGACTGTCTTGTTGCATGAAGTTGACTTACTATTAAGCTTCTATTATGTCCCTTTTGGCACATGCATAAAAGCTTTGCAGTCAAATGTCATCACATGAACAATAATTAGTCCTTTCTTATTCATACTTTCTCTTGTGTATCAAACTACAAAGGGCATATTCACTAGAGTCGTGACCTAAAAATGTTTGAGGACTTGTTGGTGTAATCATATCATTAGATGGTTTTGATGCTTAGATAAAAGTTTAAGCTATTGTATGTGATGTTTACTAACAAAGTGTAAGTGTGCATGTGCAAG contains:
- the LOC122025182 gene encoding heavy metal-associated isoprenylated plant protein 39-like isoform X2, yielding MKKIVLNLDINDAKEKQKAMKVVSSLPGIDSIGIDVNEKKMTVVGSVDPVSLVMKLRKSRHTDILSVGPAKDEEEKEEEEAIEVEVKEEKQEEEAKKEVPDDDQQMAAVELVNPYKIYYNPYDAAQFYYVQSAQDNPNFCTIL
- the LOC122025182 gene encoding heavy metal-associated isoprenylated plant protein 39-like isoform X1, translating into MKKIVLNLDINDAKEKQKAMKVVSSLPGKSPSPSSPPSNLTYTNCTVRGSLDRAGIDSIGIDVNEKKMTVVGSVDPVSLVMKLRKSRHTDILSVGPAKDEEEKEEEEAIEVEVKEEKQEEEAKKEVPDDDQQMAAVELVNPYKIYYNPYDAAQFYYVQSAQDNPNFCTIL